Proteins found in one Etheostoma spectabile isolate EspeVRDwgs_2016 chromosome 14, UIUC_Espe_1.0, whole genome shotgun sequence genomic segment:
- the tomm40l gene encoding mitochondrial import receptor subunit TOM40B, whose amino-acid sequence MGSVLAASSPNPPPPASGGAAAAAPGLTVPPGFGMPPLSPVIPSTGAASGQEQETESSLPNPGAFDECHRKCKEVFPMQMEGVRLVVNKGLSNHFQVNHTVLLSTTGDSSYRFGATYVGTKQMGPAEFFPVMVGDMDNSGSLNAQVIHQVTSRIRSKLAFQTQQHKFVNWQGDAEIKGEDFTATMTLGNPDVLVGSGIVIAHYLQSITPALALGGELVYHRRPGEEGTVMSFVGRYIGSNYIATLTLGSAGAHASYYHKANEQLQLGVEFEGSTRMQDTSVSFGYQLDVPKANLLFKGSVDSNWVVGATLEKKLLPLPLSLVLCTFLNHRKNKFQCGFGITIG is encoded by the exons ATGGGCAGTGTTTTGGCTGCCAGCTCCCCCAACCCTCCACCCCCTGCCTCTggcggtgctgctgctgctgcccctGGGTTGACGGTCCCACCAGGCTTCGGGATGCCACCATTGTCCCCAGTTATACCCTCTACTGGGGCAGCCTCAGGACAGGAGCAGGAGACAGAAAGCTCTTTGCCCAACCCGGGTGCATTTGATGAGTGTCATCGCAAGTGTAAAG AGGTTTTCCCTATGCAGATGGAAGGCGTCAGGCTAGTTGTCAACAAGGGCCTTAGCAACCACTTCCAG GTGAATCACACGGTGCTGCTGAGCACCACGGGAGATTCCTCCTACAGGTTTGGTGCTACATATGTTGGAACAAAGCAGATGGGTCCAGCAGAG ttttttcCAGTCATGGTGGGAGACATGGACAACAGTGGCAGCCTTAACGCCCAGGTCATCCACCAGGTCACCAGCAGAATACGGTCCAAACTGGCCTTCCAG ACACAACAACATAAGTTTGTGAACTGGCAAGGCGATGCGGAGATTAAGGGGGAAGATTTTACTGCAACGATGACACTTGGAAACCCAGATGTCCTCGTCGGCTCTG GTATTGTTATAGCACACTACCTCCAGTCCATAACGCCGGCTCTGGCTCTGGGGGGGGAGCTGGTCTACCACCGCAGGCCGGGGGAGGAAGGCACAGTGATGTCTTTCGTCGGCAGATACATAG GGAGTAACTACATCGCCACGTTGACCCTCGGCTCTGCGGGGGCTCATGCTTCGTACTATCACAAAGCCAACGAGCAG TTGCAGCTCGGTGTGGAGTTTGAGGGGAGCACCCGCATGCAAGACACCAGCGTGTCGTTTGGCTACCAGCTAGATGTGCCTAAAGCTAATTTACTGTTTAAAG GTTCAGTAGACAGTAACTGGGTCGTTGGTGCAACATTAGAAAAGAAGCTGCTCCCGCTGCCGCTCTCTTTGGTTCTCTGCACCTTCCTCAACCACCGCAAGAACAAGTTCCAGTGCGGTTTTGGCATCACCATCGGATAG
- the LOC116701509 gene encoding probable ATP-dependent RNA helicase ddx6 produces MATARTENIGPVVMGLNKQNGQLRGQTKPASVQQAPTTQGKTLGAPQIAGGAAQDGGGIKFGDDWKKSLKLPPKDNRVKTSDVTSTKGNEFEDYCLKRELLMGIFEMGWEKPSPIQEESIPIALSGRDILARAKNGTGKSGAYLIPLLERIDLKKDHIQALVMVPTRELALQVSQISIQISKHLGGVKVMATTGGTNLRDDIMRLDETVHVVIATPGRILDLIKKGVAKVDRVQMMVMDEADKLLSQDFVVLIEDIISFLAKNRQILLYSATFPISVQKFMAKHLQKPYEINLMEELTLKGITQYYAYVTERQKVHCLNTLFSRLQINQSIIFCNSTQRVELLAKKITQLGYSCFYIHAKMMQEYRNRVFHDFRNGLCRNLVCTDLFTRGIDIQAVNVVINFDFPKNAETYLHRIGRSGRFGHLGLAINLITSEDRFNLKAIEDQLVTDIKPIPSSIDKSLYVAEFHASGTDCDVEEIEETPGRQQDTT; encoded by the exons ATGGCAACGGCCAGGACAGAAAACATTGGCCCAGTTGTCATGGGACTGAACAAGCAGAATGGGCAACTCAGAGGACAGACTAAACCAGCGTCAGTCCAGCAAGCACCCACAACTCAAGGAAAGACTTTGGGTGCACCCCAGATAGCGGGTGGTGCTGCTCAGGACGGAGGAGGCATCAAGTTTGGAGATGACTGGAAAAAGAGCCTAAAGCTCCCTCCCAAAGACAACAGGGTCAAAACTTCA GATGTGACGTCCACTAAGGGGAATGAGTTTGAAGATTACTGTCTCAAGAGAGAACTCCTGATGGGCATCTTTGAGATGGGTTGGGAGAAGCCTTCCCCTATCCAg GAGGAGAGCATTCCCATCGCTCTGTCTGGACGGGATATTCTGGCTCGGGCTAAGAATGGAACAGGGAAAAGTGGAGCCTATCTCATTCCACTGCTAGAGAGAATAGACCTGAAAAAGGACCATATACAGG CACTTGTCATGGTGCCCACCCGTGAGCTGGCACTGCAGGTAAGCCAGATCTCCATCCAGATCAGCAAACACCTGGGGGGAGTCAAAGTCATGGCCACCACCGGGGGCACCAACCTGCGAGATGACATCATGCGTCTGGATGAGACTG TCCATGTGGTTATCGCCACACCTGGTAGGATCCTGGACTTGATAAAGAAGGGAGTGGCAAAAGTGGATAGAGTCCAGATGATGGTGATGGATGAG GCGGATAAGCTGCTGTCTCAGGATTTTGTGGTGCTCATCGAGGATATCATCAGCTTCCTGGCCAAGAACAGGCAGATCCTGCTCTACTCTGCAACCTTCCCCATCAGCGTGCAGAAGTTCATG GCCAAGCACCTTCAGAAACCCTATGAGATAAACCTGATGGAGGAGCTTACTCTGAAGGGAATTACTCAGTACTACGCCTACGTCACAGAGAGGCAAAAAGTCCACTGCCTCAACACACTGTTCTCCAGG CTTCAAATCAACCAGTCGATTATCTTCTGTAACTCCACTCAGCGGGTGGAGCTTTTGGCCAAGAAGATCACTCAGCTGGGCTATTCTTGCTTCTACATCCATGCTAAAATGATGCAG GAATACAGAAACAGAGTGTTCCATGACTTCAGGAACGGACTGTGCAGAAACCTGGTCTGCACTG ATCTCTTCACCAGGGGTATTGATATCCAGGCTGTCAATGTAGTCATCAACTTTGACTTCCCCAAAAATGCGGAGACTTACCTCCATCGTATTGGAAGATCAG GGAGGTTTGGTCACCTTGGCTTGGCCATCAACCTGATCACATCGGAGGATCGCTTCAACCTGAAGGCCATAGAAGACCAGCTGGTCACCGACATCAAGCCCATTCCCAGCAGCATCGACAAGAGCCTCTACGTGGCCGAGTTCCACGCGTCTGGCACTGACTGTGATGTGGAGGAGATTGAGGAGACACCTGGACGCCAACAGGACACCACCTAA